The following proteins are co-located in the Pedobacter sp. FW305-3-2-15-E-R2A2 genome:
- a CDS encoding TetR/AcrR family transcriptional regulator, translated as MAKMEKLETADSSTEEKIKEAAAKVFTQKGFAATRTRDIAEEAGINLALLNYYFRSKEKLFDLVMMESLQKFLLGVRDILNDVNSSLTEKTSQLASHYIDLLKVNTDLPLFILSEIRANPARLEANMGAKEILVQSNFYKQLEATTKKKVDPVHFLMNIFGLTVFPFVASPLLRIIGEKSKTEFDALMDERKKMIPIWIDAMLKSI; from the coding sequence ATGGCAAAAATGGAAAAGCTGGAAACAGCAGATAGCTCTACCGAAGAGAAGATTAAAGAGGCGGCGGCAAAAGTCTTTACACAGAAAGGATTTGCGGCTACACGGACCAGAGACATTGCGGAGGAAGCAGGAATTAACCTGGCTTTACTCAACTACTATTTCAGGAGCAAAGAGAAGCTGTTTGATCTGGTAATGATGGAAAGTCTTCAGAAATTTCTATTGGGAGTGAGAGACATTCTGAATGATGTGAACAGTTCATTGACAGAAAAAACAAGCCAGTTGGCAAGCCATTATATTGACTTGCTGAAAGTCAATACTGACCTTCCATTATTTATATTAAGTGAGATCAGAGCGAACCCGGCAAGGCTGGAAGCGAACATGGGAGCGAAGGAGATTTTGGTGCAATCTAACTTCTACAAACAGCTTGAAGCGACCACTAAAAAGAAGGTCGATCCGGTACATTTTTTAATGAATATCTTCGGGCTTACGGTCTTCCCTTTTGTAGCAAGTCCACTCTTAAGGATCATTGGAGAGAAGAGTAAAACAGAGTTTGATGCGCTGATGGATGAGCGCAAAAAGATGATCCCGATCTGGATTGATGCGATGCTGAAAAGCATATAA
- a CDS encoding ABC transporter permease — protein sequence MRTIRFLLQKEFRQIFRNRAILLLIGVMPVMQLLILPLAANYEVKNINLSVVDHDHSSYAQKLIAKVTASGYFKLRGYGASFKEELKKIESDRSDLILEIPEGFERKLIREDQQQLFIAVNAINGVKANLGGAYLTSIIKDFNDEIRIGLLPTARFNPGPVIEITASNWYNPLMEYRFYMVPGILAILVTMIGGFLSALNIVKEKEFGTIEQINVTPIKKHHFILGKLIPFWVLGNIVFSLGLLVAWLVYGIIPVGSLFVLYGFLAVYLLAILGFGLLISTFCDTQQQAMFIMFFFMMVFILMGGLFTSIDSMPDWAKLVSSFNPVSYLIEVMRMVILKGSSWKDVWPQFGIIALFAVLLNTYAIINYKKTS from the coding sequence ATGAGAACGATTAGATTCCTGCTTCAAAAAGAATTCAGACAGATTTTCCGCAACCGCGCGATTTTGCTCCTGATCGGGGTGATGCCGGTCATGCAATTGCTGATCCTTCCCCTGGCGGCAAATTATGAAGTGAAGAACATCAACCTCTCTGTAGTGGACCATGATCATTCCAGTTATGCTCAGAAACTGATTGCCAAGGTCACTGCCTCCGGATATTTTAAGCTCAGAGGCTATGGGGCTTCGTTTAAGGAAGAATTGAAGAAGATTGAGTCAGATCGGTCAGATTTAATTTTGGAGATCCCTGAGGGCTTTGAACGCAAGCTCATCCGTGAAGACCAACAGCAATTGTTTATCGCGGTAAATGCGATCAATGGGGTGAAGGCAAATCTGGGGGGAGCTTACCTGACGAGCATTATCAAAGACTTTAACGACGAAATTCGGATAGGGCTGCTGCCCACAGCGCGCTTCAATCCGGGACCAGTCATCGAAATTACTGCTTCCAACTGGTATAATCCGCTGATGGAATACCGGTTTTATATGGTTCCGGGAATCCTGGCCATTCTGGTGACGATGATTGGTGGTTTTCTTTCTGCTTTGAACATCGTGAAAGAGAAAGAGTTTGGGACGATCGAACAAATCAATGTAACACCCATCAAAAAACATCATTTTATCCTTGGAAAACTCATTCCTTTCTGGGTCCTCGGAAACATCGTCTTTAGTCTGGGACTACTGGTGGCCTGGCTGGTCTATGGCATCATCCCGGTAGGAAGTCTTTTTGTGTTATATGGTTTTTTAGCGGTTTATCTCCTGGCGATCCTGGGTTTTGGACTGCTCATCTCCACTTTTTGTGATACGCAGCAACAGGCGATGTTTATCATGTTCTTTTTCATGATGGTCTTTATTTTGATGGGTGGCTTGTTTACTTCCATAGACAGCATGCCGGACTGGGCGAAGCTGGTGTCCAGCTTTAATCCGGTCAGTTACCTCATTGAGGTGATGAGAATGGTGATTCTTAAGGGGAGTAGTTGGAAAGACGTATGGCCTCAGTTTGGGATTATTGCTTTATTTGCTGTCTTGCTAAATACTTATGCCATCATCAATTATAAAAAGACGAGTTAG
- a CDS encoding TolC family protein, whose product MKHIFSTLCLFILCSSVGAQEQASLSIEESYSLARQHYPLLKQLELIAKTEAWSLGNAAKGYLPQLNINGQATYQSEVTTIPIHIPGMNIPQLSKDQYKLYGEATQLLFDGGMIRQQQESLKSSSGIETQKVEVELYKLKERINQVFFGILVLKEQIQQNELLKKDIQLGISKTAAAIQNGIALKSSLDILQAELLKVKQRGTELKFTLKGYADMLALFIGRELDERTDFIKPEPVVKALTILRPELQLYDLQRRSMDVQEKIIRAKNMPRFNLFFQGGLGRPALNMLNNDLETFAIGGLRLSWSLAGLYTRKGEKAILELNRKNIDLQKETFLLNTGFTLKQQNAELSKLEELLSADDEIIELRTRTKNTFYAQLTNGVINSNDYLREVNAEDQARQNKILHEVQLLLAQYSQKTTTGN is encoded by the coding sequence ATGAAGCATATATTCAGTACTTTATGTCTATTTATCTTGTGTAGTAGTGTAGGTGCTCAAGAGCAAGCCTCTCTTTCCATTGAGGAGAGCTATAGTTTGGCAAGACAGCATTATCCGCTGCTAAAACAGCTGGAACTGATCGCTAAAACGGAGGCCTGGTCCCTTGGAAATGCGGCGAAGGGATACCTTCCTCAGCTGAACATCAACGGGCAGGCGACCTACCAATCGGAGGTCACCACCATCCCGATTCATATCCCCGGAATGAACATCCCTCAGCTGAGTAAAGACCAGTATAAGCTATACGGAGAAGCCACGCAATTGCTCTTTGATGGTGGCATGATCAGACAGCAGCAGGAATCCCTGAAATCCAGTTCCGGGATAGAAACTCAAAAGGTAGAAGTGGAGCTGTACAAGCTGAAAGAACGGATCAATCAGGTGTTCTTTGGGATCCTGGTGCTGAAGGAACAGATCCAGCAGAATGAACTGCTGAAAAAAGACATCCAGCTGGGCATCAGTAAAACGGCTGCTGCCATTCAAAACGGGATCGCTTTAAAGAGCAGTCTGGACATCCTGCAGGCAGAGTTGCTCAAAGTAAAACAGCGCGGCACGGAGCTGAAGTTTACGCTGAAAGGGTATGCAGATATGCTTGCTCTGTTCATCGGCAGGGAACTGGATGAGCGGACAGATTTTATTAAACCGGAGCCTGTTGTTAAGGCCCTGACAATACTCCGGCCGGAATTGCAGCTATACGATTTACAACGCAGGAGCATGGATGTTCAGGAAAAAATTATCCGCGCTAAAAACATGCCCAGGTTCAACTTATTCTTTCAGGGTGGCCTCGGCAGACCTGCGCTAAATATGTTAAATAATGATTTGGAAACCTTTGCTATAGGTGGTCTTAGATTAAGTTGGTCTTTAGCTGGTCTCTATACCAGAAAAGGAGAGAAGGCGATCCTGGAACTCAACCGTAAAAACATAGATCTGCAAAAGGAAACCTTTCTTTTGAATACGGGGTTTACCCTGAAACAGCAGAATGCAGAGCTCAGTAAATTGGAAGAACTGCTGTCTGCCGACGATGAAATTATTGAACTGAGGACAAGGACAAAGAATACCTTTTATGCGCAGCTGACGAACGGCGTCATCAATAGCAACGACTACCTGAGAGAGGTCAATGCCGAAGATCAGGCGAGGCAAAACAAGATCCTTCATGAGGTTCAACTGCTCCTTGCCCAATACAGTCAAAAAACAACTACAGGAAATTAA
- a CDS encoding ABC transporter permease, with product MKQFVNFVRKEFFHVMRDRKTLLILFGMPVAQILIFGFALTNEVKNSKLIVFDQAKDPASQEIITKIEASRYFEVERAVMNRQQMEAAFRQGKIKMAIVFPAGFHASLLHEHKAQVQVIADASDPNTANMLTNYLSAIVMDYQNALSKNLVLPYRIVPEVRMLYNPQLKGAPNFVPGVMALVLMLVCVMMTAISIVKEKETGTMEVLLVSPFKPILVIISKAVPYLILSLVNVASILLLSVFVLELPVNGSVLLLFGESILFIITCLTVGIFISVKTDSQQVAMLISLMGMLLPTVLFSGFMFPIENMPLPLQLFSNIVPAKWFYLIVKSIMIKGLGFEAIWKETLILAGITVVLGLISLKSFKIRLS from the coding sequence ATGAAACAGTTTGTAAATTTTGTAAGGAAGGAATTTTTCCATGTGATGAGGGACAGAAAAACGTTGCTCATTTTATTCGGGATGCCGGTGGCGCAGATCCTGATCTTTGGTTTTGCGCTGACCAATGAGGTGAAGAATTCCAAGCTCATCGTCTTTGACCAGGCAAAAGATCCTGCTTCACAGGAAATCATCACCAAAATCGAAGCGAGCAGGTATTTTGAGGTGGAAAGAGCGGTGATGAACCGGCAGCAAATGGAAGCAGCCTTCAGACAGGGGAAAATCAAAATGGCCATTGTCTTTCCGGCGGGCTTCCATGCATCACTGCTGCATGAGCATAAAGCACAGGTCCAGGTCATTGCTGATGCTTCCGATCCCAATACGGCAAATATGCTGACCAATTACCTCTCTGCAATTGTCATGGACTATCAAAATGCGCTGAGCAAAAACCTGGTGCTGCCGTACCGGATTGTTCCGGAGGTCAGGATGCTGTACAATCCTCAACTCAAAGGGGCGCCGAATTTCGTTCCGGGGGTAATGGCTCTGGTCCTGATGCTGGTCTGCGTGATGATGACGGCCATCTCTATTGTGAAGGAAAAAGAGACAGGAACGATGGAAGTATTGCTGGTTTCTCCATTTAAGCCGATCCTGGTGATCATTTCCAAAGCGGTCCCTTATCTGATCCTTTCTTTGGTGAATGTGGCTTCCATTCTTTTGTTGAGCGTATTTGTGCTGGAGCTTCCGGTGAACGGAAGCGTCCTGTTGCTCTTCGGGGAAAGTATCCTATTTATCATTACCTGCCTTACAGTAGGGATTTTCATTTCTGTGAAAACCGACTCTCAACAGGTGGCCATGCTGATCTCTCTGATGGGCATGTTGTTGCCTACGGTGCTGTTTAGCGGTTTTATGTTTCCCATTGAAAATATGCCGCTCCCTTTACAATTGTTTTCAAATATCGTTCCGGCGAAATGGTTTTACCTCATCGTGAAATCAATCATGATCAAAGGGCTTGGCTTTGAAGCCATCTGGAAAGAAACATTAATCCTGGCAGGCATTACTGTTGTTTTGGGCTTGATCAGTTTAAAAAGTTTTAAAATCCGACTGTCATGA
- a CDS encoding ABC transporter ATP-binding protein produces MESLYAIELRKITKTYGKEKQVAVDEVSFHVNKGELFGLIGPDGAGKTSVFRILTTLLLAEQGEAWVEGFEVRKDYREIRKIVGYMPGKFSLYPDLTVEENLNFFATVFDTTVVENYELIKDIYVQIEPFKARRAGKLSGGMKQKLALCCALIHKPKVLFLDEPTTGVDPVSRKEFWDMLRKLKMQGISIIVSTPYMDEASLCDRIALIQHGEILSVDTPENMIKNYPEQLYAIKANQMYLLLKSLRKYPEVLDCYAFGEYAHVSFKNAFEADPLEAYLRKEGLSEIEMKPATASIEDCFIKLLKP; encoded by the coding sequence ATGGAAAGTTTATATGCCATTGAGCTTCGTAAAATCACTAAAACCTACGGCAAAGAAAAGCAGGTAGCAGTAGATGAGGTTTCCTTTCATGTCAATAAAGGGGAGTTGTTCGGATTGATCGGACCAGATGGGGCAGGTAAGACGAGTGTTTTCAGAATCCTGACCACGCTGTTGCTGGCAGAGCAGGGCGAGGCCTGGGTGGAAGGCTTTGAAGTCAGAAAAGATTATCGGGAGATCCGGAAGATCGTAGGCTATATGCCGGGAAAGTTCTCCCTCTATCCGGACCTTACGGTGGAAGAGAACCTGAACTTTTTTGCGACGGTTTTTGATACTACGGTGGTAGAAAATTACGAGCTGATTAAAGACATCTATGTTCAGATTGAGCCTTTTAAAGCCCGTAGGGCTGGAAAGCTTTCCGGTGGAATGAAACAAAAGCTGGCCCTATGTTGCGCGTTGATCCATAAACCAAAGGTCTTGTTTTTAGATGAACCGACCACAGGAGTAGATCCGGTATCGAGAAAGGAATTCTGGGATATGCTCAGAAAGTTGAAAATGCAGGGGATCAGCATCATCGTATCTACGCCTTACATGGACGAAGCATCGCTCTGCGACCGGATTGCGCTCATTCAGCATGGCGAAATCTTGTCTGTTGATACACCGGAAAACATGATAAAGAACTATCCTGAGCAACTTTATGCGATAAAGGCAAATCAAATGTACCTGCTCCTGAAATCACTCAGGAAATATCCTGAGGTGCTGGATTGTTATGCTTTTGGGGAATATGCTCATGTTTCTTTCAAAAATGCTTTTGAAGCCGACCCGCTGGAAGCTTACCTCAGGAAAGAAGGTTTATCAGAGATAGAAATGAAGCCTGCAACGGCCAGTATCGAGGATTGTTTTATCAAACTATTGAAACCCTAA
- a CDS encoding DUF4833 domain-containing protein codes for MKHISVIGRLVVMLMLFGSFSSAVAQTADKSDPSPLKFPTPKGIKNQLFYLQRDPNTNTIICELNVEANGEVNRKEPILVYWLRYGEKGEKKDLSYIQRKFAYGIQAKEIGKDQFELRFVSHKKIPMYLMESKDDHKFHVYVTVNNKKIELDKIFLRIEGGSFWLPNVKYVELTGTNTSNNTKIIERIKV; via the coding sequence ATGAAACATATTAGCGTAATCGGCAGACTGGTGGTGATGTTGATGTTATTCGGTTCATTCTCTTCTGCTGTTGCTCAGACTGCTGATAAGAGTGATCCTTCTCCCTTGAAATTTCCCACACCAAAAGGTATAAAAAACCAATTATTTTACCTGCAAAGAGATCCCAATACGAATACCATCATTTGCGAACTTAATGTAGAAGCAAACGGAGAGGTGAACAGGAAAGAACCTATTCTCGTGTATTGGCTGCGTTATGGCGAAAAAGGAGAGAAGAAAGACCTGAGCTACATTCAAAGAAAATTCGCTTATGGGATTCAGGCTAAGGAAATTGGTAAGGATCAGTTTGAACTTCGTTTTGTTTCTCATAAAAAGATTCCAATGTACCTGATGGAATCAAAAGATGACCATAAGTTTCATGTCTATGTGACGGTGAATAACAAGAAAATTGAACTGGATAAGATCTTTTTAAGGATTGAAGGCGGTTCATTCTGGTTGCCAAACGTGAAGTATGTGGAACTGACAGGAACAAATACGTCCAATAATACCAAGATCATAGAGAGAATTAAAGTCTAA
- a CDS encoding HlyD family efflux transporter periplasmic adaptor subunit, producing the protein MKTFLLVSAGFLLLASCNGKKTVSDASGTFEGLETIVSAEAAGRINNLNLEEGQLLKAGDTLGHIDSVQLYLKKKQLQAQINAVLGKKPDIPAQLAAYREQLKQALHEQERLSNLVKADAATPKQLDDAHAQVAIIRKQIAAQESSLGIISSGLNKEAMPLTAQVEQLNDQLSKSNLINQVNGTVLTKYVEAGEMAAVGKPLYKIADLSTIILRAYFTSNQLSSIKLGQKVKVLVDAAEGQYKTYEGVIEWISAKAEFTPKTIQTKEERANLVYAAKIKLKNDGYLKIGMYAEVSL; encoded by the coding sequence ATGAAAACATTTTTATTAGTATCGGCAGGTTTCCTTCTATTGGCTTCCTGTAATGGAAAAAAGACCGTTTCTGACGCATCAGGGACTTTTGAAGGACTGGAAACGATCGTTTCCGCGGAAGCTGCAGGGCGGATTAATAACCTGAATTTAGAAGAAGGTCAGCTGTTGAAAGCAGGGGATACGCTTGGGCATATCGACAGTGTCCAGCTTTACCTGAAGAAAAAGCAATTGCAGGCACAGATCAATGCGGTATTGGGAAAGAAGCCCGACATTCCGGCACAGCTGGCTGCTTACCGGGAGCAATTAAAACAGGCGCTGCACGAGCAGGAAAGGCTGAGCAATCTGGTAAAGGCCGATGCGGCTACTCCGAAACAACTTGACGATGCCCATGCACAGGTCGCCATCATCAGGAAGCAAATTGCCGCGCAGGAATCCAGTCTGGGCATTATCTCCAGCGGCCTTAATAAAGAAGCCATGCCACTAACCGCCCAGGTCGAACAATTGAATGATCAGCTCTCGAAAAGTAACCTGATTAACCAGGTAAACGGAACAGTGCTGACCAAATATGTGGAGGCCGGTGAAATGGCTGCTGTCGGAAAACCTTTGTATAAAATAGCTGACCTTTCTACGATAATTTTGCGGGCTTACTTTACTTCTAACCAGTTGTCGTCGATAAAATTAGGACAGAAAGTTAAAGTGTTGGTTGATGCGGCTGAGGGCCAGTATAAAACCTATGAAGGGGTCATCGAATGGATCAGTGCCAAAGCCGAATTTACCCCCAAAACCATCCAGACTAAAGAAGAACGGGCGAACCTGGTTTATGCAGCGAAGATTAAGCTGAAGAACGATGGTTATCTGAAAATAGGGATGTATGCGGAGGTCAGTTTATAA
- a CDS encoding heparin lyase I family protein translates to MNKKCLIALFAGLAFSACEKGITGNVGLNELPLKKSELHTEVLVPGVSLKADGPGGTYSLINSVLGGNACEVPDCVHAQDHITEVFDSNLNTNVFVFSAHVSPDNDRCQNFDRQRTEIKTYGASPDHLKATNGETVTYRWKFKLDAGFQASSSFTHLHQIKAVDGDDSIPLITLSARYGANNTDKIELIHVNSSGTTTKVKLANLSLFLGNWVEVVEKITFGSNGKYDISVKKISDGTVLLAYNNTNMDLWRTGASFCRPKWGIYRSLNNAVRLRDEEVRFADFCIAEGAAVCQ, encoded by the coding sequence ATGAATAAAAAGTGTTTGATTGCCCTATTTGCCGGATTGGCATTTAGCGCTTGCGAAAAAGGAATTACGGGTAATGTCGGATTAAATGAGCTGCCCCTTAAAAAATCTGAACTGCATACTGAGGTGCTGGTGCCGGGAGTAAGCCTAAAGGCTGATGGTCCGGGTGGAACGTATAGCCTGATCAATAGTGTTTTGGGAGGGAATGCTTGTGAAGTCCCGGACTGTGTTCATGCTCAGGACCACATAACCGAAGTATTTGACAGTAACTTAAACACGAATGTGTTCGTTTTCTCGGCACATGTTAGCCCGGATAACGACCGTTGTCAGAATTTTGACCGCCAGCGTACAGAAATAAAAACTTATGGTGCTTCTCCGGACCATCTTAAAGCAACCAATGGGGAGACGGTAACTTATCGCTGGAAATTTAAACTGGATGCCGGTTTTCAGGCTTCTTCGAGTTTTACCCATCTGCACCAGATTAAAGCAGTAGATGGGGATGATTCAATTCCTCTGATTACCCTTTCTGCACGTTATGGTGCCAATAATACCGATAAGATAGAGTTGATCCATGTAAATTCTTCAGGAACGACCACAAAGGTGAAGCTTGCCAATCTGTCGCTGTTCCTGGGAAACTGGGTGGAGGTCGTGGAGAAAATTACCTTTGGAAGCAATGGTAAATATGATATTTCTGTTAAAAAAATAAGCGATGGTACAGTGTTGCTGGCTTATAACAATACGAATATGGATTTATGGCGTACAGGAGCTTCGTTTTGCCGGCCAAAATGGGGGATATATCGCAGCTTAAATAATGCGGTACGGTTAAGGGACGAGGAAGTTCGTTTTGCCGATTTCTGTATTGCTGAAGGAGCGGCGGTGTGTCAGTAA
- a CDS encoding ABC transporter ATP-binding protein, which yields MKEIVIKTDRLSKRFGDFIAVNEISFEVQKGEIFGFLGANGAGKTTAMRMLCGLSIPSSGKAEVAGFEVYKQTEQIKRNIGYMSQKFSLYEDLTVLENLSFFAGIYGLTNKEIREKSEALIEQLGLKKEAKKLVAGLPLGWKQKLSFSVAVLHQPKIVFLDEPTGGVDPVTRRQFWDLIYEASAKGITIFVTTHYMDEAEYCDRVSIMVDGRIAALDSPSKLKTQFKAGTMDEVFYQLARGAKRSD from the coding sequence ATGAAGGAAATCGTCATCAAAACAGATCGGCTCAGTAAGCGCTTCGGCGACTTCATCGCGGTGAATGAAATTAGCTTTGAGGTGCAAAAAGGAGAGATATTTGGCTTTCTGGGTGCCAATGGTGCAGGGAAAACAACAGCCATGCGGATGCTCTGCGGGCTTTCCATTCCTTCTTCCGGAAAGGCGGAAGTTGCAGGTTTCGAGGTGTATAAGCAAACAGAGCAGATCAAAAGAAACATTGGCTATATGAGTCAGAAGTTCTCTTTATACGAAGACCTGACGGTATTGGAGAACCTTAGCTTTTTTGCTGGCATTTACGGTTTGACTAATAAAGAGATCAGGGAGAAAAGTGAGGCATTAATTGAACAGCTGGGCCTGAAAAAGGAAGCAAAGAAACTGGTGGCCGGATTGCCCCTGGGATGGAAGCAAAAGCTTTCTTTCTCCGTTGCGGTATTACATCAGCCAAAGATTGTGTTTCTTGACGAGCCTACCGGAGGGGTGGACCCTGTTACCCGACGACAGTTCTGGGACCTGATCTACGAGGCTTCAGCGAAAGGGATTACCATTTTTGTGACGACGCATTATATGGACGAAGCAGAATATTGCGACCGGGTGTCTATCATGGTCGACGGAAGGATTGCTGCGCTGGATAGCCCTTCAAAGCTCAAAACCCAATTTAAGGCAGGCACAATGGACGAAGTTTTTTACCAGCTGGCCAGAGGAGCCAAACGAAGCGATTAA